Below is a window of Burkholderia cepacia DNA.
TGCCGCCCCGATCGCCCGCCCTTTCGCGCATCCGGTTTCGACCGGCCGATACGCGCAAGACGCGGTAACACTCCCGTATGTCAGGACATTGATCGAATAAAAAGCATCAAATTACAATTCCGTATATATTTCGCCGATGGACCAAAGAAAAACCGCCACACGCGCCGAGCCCCCCCTGCCACGCACCTGGGATGCGCGGCTCGCGCGCTCGCTTGTCCGACCGCTCGTCGATACGCCGGTCACCCCGAATCACCTCACTACCCTTCGTCTGCTGATCGGCCTCGCCGGCGCCTGGTGCCTTGCGCACGGCGGCTTCGGCTGGAGCAATGCGGGCGCGTTCCTGATCGTGCTGTCGAACTTCGTCGACCACACCGACGGCGAACTCGCGCGCATCAGCGGGAAGTCCAGCAAGATCGGGCATTTTTACGACCTCGCGGCCGATGCGCTCGTGACGGTCGCACTGTTCGTCAGCATGGGCCTCGGCATCGTCGCCCAGGGCGGGCAGATGGCCGCGTCGCCGGTGCTGCTCGGCGCGGTGGCCGGCGCGGCCGTCGCGCTGATCTTCTTCCTGCGCATGCGGATCGAATCGATCGCCGGCAAGGCCGGCACCAAGCAGGCGTTCGCCGGCGGCTTCGAAACCGAAGACGTGCTGTACCTGCTGCCGATCGTGACGCTCGTCGACGGCGTCGAGCCGTTCCTGCTCGCGGCGTCGATCGGCGCCCCGCTGTTCGCCGCATGGGTCGTGATCGACTGGTGGCGCATCGTCCGCCGTGGCAACACCCCGCAGAACCCTACTGAAATCCAGGCTTCCAAATGACTCCTAGCACGCGCGACGACTCCGTGCTGAGCCCGGCACGCCCCGCGCCCGTGCGCGCGGCCGCGGCCGACCCCGATCGCACCGTGGCCGACAGCGTCGACCAGCTCGACCTCGACCGCCTGCGTGGCGACTACACGCGCCAGGGCTCGTTCCTGTACCTCGACGCATTCCTGCCGGCCGACGCGCATGCGAAGCTGGCCGACGCCGCCCGCGCGATGCAGGCCGGCCTGAACCGCAATTACCTGCCCGGCCACAAGCAGGGCGGCAGCGTGAGCCGCCATGCGATCGACGAGCAGGCGCCGTACATCGCCGAACTGTATCGCTCGAAGGCACTCATCTCCTTCCTCGAGAAAGTCACGGGCGACAAGCTGATGCTGTCGCCGGACGACGATCCGCACGCTTACGCGCTGTATTACTACACGAAGCCCGGCGACCACATCGGCTGGCATTACGACACGTCGTACTACGACGGACGCCGCTATACGCTGCTGATCGGCGTAATCGACGAATCGTCGTGCCGGCTCGACTACGAGCTGCACACGCGCAATCCGGACGTGGCCGACGAACCGGGCTCGGTGCAAATCGCCGACGGCGGCATCGTGCTGTTCGACGGCGACAAGCTGCGTCACCGCATCACGCCGCTCGGCCAGAACGAGATGCGCGTGTCGCTCACTTTCGAATACGTGACGAACCCCGGCATGCGGCCGTGGAAGCGCTTCATCTCGAACATGAAGGACGCGATCGCGTATTTCGGTTTCCGCCAGGTGTTCAAGCAACTGGCCACGCGGCGCACGACCGGGTCATGACGCGCGCGGGCCTCATCCTGCTGTCCCTCGGGACGGCACTCTTCATCGCACTCCTTGCCTGGCAGGGCGTCGGCGCGGTCGCGTCCACGTTCCTCGCGGCCGGCTGGGGCCTCGCGCTCGTCGCGGCGTTCCACGTCGTGCCGCTCGTGATCGACGCAGTCGCGATCTCCGTGATGTTCCGCCGCGGCCAGCCGGGCGCCGAGCTCGGCAACGCACTGCGCGCGCGCTGGGTCGGCGAATCGGTAAACAGCCTGCTGCCCGCCGGGCAGATCGGCGGCCCCGTGCTGATGGTGCGCCACCTCGCGCAGCGCGGCACGCGGATGGCCGATGCGGCCGCCGCCGTGACCGTCAGCACGACGATGCAGGCGCTCGCGCAGATGGCGTTCGCGTTGATCGGCATCGCCGCGTTCAGCCTGTACGCGACGCACGACTCGGTCGCGCACCTGCGCACGCCCGCGCTGATCGCGACCGGCGTGCTCGGCGCGCTTGCGTTGCTGTTTTATGCGGCGCAGCGGCGCGGGCTGTTCGGCCGCGGCCTGCGCCTCGCGTCGAAGCTGCTCGGCCCGCGCGACTGGTCGTCGCTGGCGACGCGTGCCGATGCGATCGACGACGCGGTCGGCGCGCTGTACCGCGATCGCGCGAAGGTCGCGAAAACATTCGCGTTGAGCCTCGTCGGCTGGATCGTCGGCACCGCGGAAGTGTGGCTCGCGCTGCATTTCCTCGGGCACCCGGTGAGCTGGCTCGATGCGCTGCTGCTCGAGAGCGTCGGTCAGGCCATTCGTGGCGCGGCCTTCGCGATCCCGGGCTCGCTCGGTGCGCAGGAAGGCGGCTACCTGCTGCTCGCCCCGCTGGTCGGACTGCCGCCCGACGCGGCGCTCGCGCTGTCGCTCGCGAAGCGTGCGCGCGAACTCGCGCTCGGCCTGCCCGGCCTGCTCTATCTGCATTTCAGTGAAAGAAACTGGCAGCGGCGCCGTGCGCCGCAGCCGCTCGCCGACTGATCGTTCAGATCGCCGGCTTTTTGGTTGGAGAACCCATGCGAGCCATCATTCTTGCGGCAGGCCTCGGCTTGCGCCTGCAACAACCGCCCGAAGCGCAGTTCCCGAAGTGCCTGCTGCGCTTTGACGACGTTTCGCTGCTCGAGCGCCATCTGCGCGTACTCGACGCCGCGGGCGTCGACGAGATCGTGCTCGGGCTCGGCTTTCAGCACGAGACGGTCGAGCAGGAACTGAAGCGCCTCGGCCGCCAGGCCGAGATCGTGATCAACGACCGCTACGACCTCGGCAGCGTGCTGACCGTGCATACCGTCGCCGATGCGATGACACGCGGCGGCGACGTGCTGCTGATGGACGCGGACGTGCTGTACGACGAGAACATCCTGCACGCGCTGGTGGCCGATTCCGACAAGGCAGTCGACCGCCTGCTGATCGACCGCGATTTCGAGGCCGGCGACGAGCCCGTCAAGCTGTGCCTGAAGAACGGCGTGCCGGTCGAACTGCGCAAGCAGCTCGCGGTCGATCTCGACTACGACACGATCGGCGAATCGGTCGGCTTCTTCCGCTTCACCGAAGGCACCGCGCGCCGCCTCGCGACGATCGTCGCGGGTTACGTCGACAGCGGCCGCGCGAACATGCCGCACGAGGAAGCCGTGCGCGACCTGCTGCTCGAAGGCGGTCATTCGTTCGACGTGGCCGACGTCACCGGCTCGCCGTGGATCGAGATCGATTTCCCGAACGACGTCGCTCGCGCCACGCAAGAAATCCTCCCCCTGATTCAACGCACCACCGCAGGAGCCGCACGATGAACGCTCGCGAACCCAATTTCACCGAATCGCGCAGCGCACGCCTGCGCCGCATGCTTGTCAGCAGCGACCTCGAGTTCCTGATGGAAGCGCACAACGGGCTGTCCGCACGGATCGTCCGCGAAGCCGGCTTCAAGGGCATCTGGGCATCGGGCCTCGCGATCTCCGCGCAGTTCGGCGTGCGCGACAACAACGAAGCGAGCTGGACGCAGGTCGTCGACGTGCTCGAATTCATGGCCGACGCGAGCGACCTGCCGATCCTGCTCGACGGCGACACCGGCTACGGCAACTTCAACAACGTGCGCCGCCTCGTGAAGAAGCTCGAACAGCGCGGCATCGCGGGCGTCTGCATCGAGGACAAGCAGTTCCCGAAGACCAACAGCTTCATCGGCGGCGAGCGCCAGCCGCTCGCGGAAATCGACGAGTTCTGCGGCAAGATCAAGGCTGGCAAGGATTCGCAGACCGACCCCGACTTCTCGATCGTCGCGCGCGTCGAGGCGCTGATCGCGGGCTGGGGGATGGACGAGGCGCTGCGCCGCGCGAACGCGTATGCGGAAGCCGGCGCCGACGCGATCCTGATCCACAGCAAGCTGTCGCGCCCGGACGAAATCCTGCAGTTCGCACGCGAATGGAGCGGCAAGGCGCCGCTCGTGATCGTGCCGACCAAGTACTACAGCACGCCGACCGACGTGTTCCGCCAGGCCGGCATCAGCACCGTGATCTGGGCGAATCACCTGATCCGCGCGTCGGCCTCCGCGATGCAGGCGACCGCACGCGAGATCCACGAGAGCGAAACGCTGATCAACGTCGAGGACCGCGTTGCATCGGTCAACGAGATCTTCCGCCTGCAGGACGCCGACGAGTACTCGGCCGCCGAGCGTATCTACCTGTCGTCGTCGTCACGCGCGTCGAACGCCGCGATCGTGCTCGCCGCGAGCCGCGGCAAGGGCCTCGAAGCCGTGACCGAAGACAAGCCGAAGGTCATGCTGCCGGTCGCTGGCAAGCCGCTGCTGCGCTGGCTCGTCGACGGCTTCAAGACGCACGGCGTGAACGACATCACCGTGGTCGGCGGCTATCGCGCCGACGCGATCGACACGTCGGGCATCAAGCTCGTGGTCAACGAACGCCATGCGCAAACGGGCGAACTCGCGTCGCTCGCATGCGCGGCCGAACGCCTGACCGGCGACACCGTGATCTCGTACGGCGACCTGCTGTTCCGCAGCTACATCGTGCGCGACCTCGCGGAGAGCGAGGCCGAGTTCAGCGTGGTGGTCGATTCGTCGCTGACGGAAACCAACCAGAGCGTGCGCGACTTCGCGCTCTGCTCGGCTGCCGACGATCGCGGCCTGTTCGGCCAGAAGACCTACCTGCAACGCGTGTCGAGCGACGTCGCCGCAGGCACGCCGCACGGCCGCTGGATCGGCCTGCTGAACGTGCGCGGTGCCGGTGTCGAGCGCCTGAAGGCGATGCTCGCGACGCTGCAGGCGCGTGACGATTTCGACACGCTCGACATCCCTTCGCTGCTCAACGAACTGATCGCCGCCGGCGAGAAGATCGAGGTGCAGTACGTGCACGGCCACTGGCGCGGTGTGAACGATCTCGAAGACTTCCGCCGCGCGGGCGACTTCGCGCATGGCCAGACGCCGCTGTCCGAACCGGGCGCCGGCAACGGGGGCGCGCAATGATCGAAGCGGCCCAGTTCGTCGAGGCCGCGCGCGAACGCGGCTTCGACTGGTACGCGGGCGTGCCCTGCTCGTACCTGACGCCGTTCATCAACTACGTGCTGCAGGACCCGACGCTGAACTACGTGTCGGCCGCGAACGAA
It encodes the following:
- a CDS encoding HpnL family protein; its protein translation is MTRAGLILLSLGTALFIALLAWQGVGAVASTFLAAGWGLALVAAFHVVPLVIDAVAISVMFRRGQPGAELGNALRARWVGESVNSLLPAGQIGGPVLMVRHLAQRGTRMADAAAAVTVSTTMQALAQMAFALIGIAAFSLYATHDSVAHLRTPALIATGVLGALALLFYAAQRRGLFGRGLRLASKLLGPRDWSSLATRADAIDDAVGALYRDRAKVAKTFALSLVGWIVGTAEVWLALHFLGHPVSWLDALLLESVGQAIRGAAFAIPGSLGAQEGGYLLLAPLVGLPPDAALALSLAKRARELALGLPGLLYLHFSERNWQRRRAPQPLAD
- a CDS encoding NTP transferase domain-containing protein, coding for MRAIILAAGLGLRLQQPPEAQFPKCLLRFDDVSLLERHLRVLDAAGVDEIVLGLGFQHETVEQELKRLGRQAEIVINDRYDLGSVLTVHTVADAMTRGGDVLLMDADVLYDENILHALVADSDKAVDRLLIDRDFEAGDEPVKLCLKNGVPVELRKQLAVDLDYDTIGESVGFFRFTEGTARRLATIVAGYVDSGRANMPHEEAVRDLLLEGGHSFDVADVTGSPWIEIDFPNDVARATQEILPLIQRTTAGAAR
- a CDS encoding HalD/BesD family halogenase, producing the protein MTPSTRDDSVLSPARPAPVRAAAADPDRTVADSVDQLDLDRLRGDYTRQGSFLYLDAFLPADAHAKLADAARAMQAGLNRNYLPGHKQGGSVSRHAIDEQAPYIAELYRSKALISFLEKVTGDKLMLSPDDDPHAYALYYYTKPGDHIGWHYDTSYYDGRRYTLLIGVIDESSCRLDYELHTRNPDVADEPGSVQIADGGIVLFDGDKLRHRITPLGQNEMRVSLTFEYVTNPGMRPWKRFISNMKDAIAYFGFRQVFKQLATRRTTGS
- the aepX gene encoding phosphoenolpyruvate mutase, whose product is MNAREPNFTESRSARLRRMLVSSDLEFLMEAHNGLSARIVREAGFKGIWASGLAISAQFGVRDNNEASWTQVVDVLEFMADASDLPILLDGDTGYGNFNNVRRLVKKLEQRGIAGVCIEDKQFPKTNSFIGGERQPLAEIDEFCGKIKAGKDSQTDPDFSIVARVEALIAGWGMDEALRRANAYAEAGADAILIHSKLSRPDEILQFAREWSGKAPLVIVPTKYYSTPTDVFRQAGISTVIWANHLIRASASAMQATAREIHESETLINVEDRVASVNEIFRLQDADEYSAAERIYLSSSSRASNAAIVLAASRGKGLEAVTEDKPKVMLPVAGKPLLRWLVDGFKTHGVNDITVVGGYRADAIDTSGIKLVVNERHAQTGELASLACAAERLTGDTVISYGDLLFRSYIVRDLAESEAEFSVVVDSSLTETNQSVRDFALCSAADDRGLFGQKTYLQRVSSDVAAGTPHGRWIGLLNVRGAGVERLKAMLATLQARDDFDTLDIPSLLNELIAAGEKIEVQYVHGHWRGVNDLEDFRRAGDFAHGQTPLSEPGAGNGGAQ
- a CDS encoding CDP-alcohol phosphatidyltransferase family protein → MDQRKTATRAEPPLPRTWDARLARSLVRPLVDTPVTPNHLTTLRLLIGLAGAWCLAHGGFGWSNAGAFLIVLSNFVDHTDGELARISGKSSKIGHFYDLAADALVTVALFVSMGLGIVAQGGQMAASPVLLGAVAGAAVALIFFLRMRIESIAGKAGTKQAFAGGFETEDVLYLLPIVTLVDGVEPFLLAASIGAPLFAAWVVIDWWRIVRRGNTPQNPTEIQASK